A region of Salmo salar chromosome ssa17, Ssal_v3.1, whole genome shotgun sequence DNA encodes the following proteins:
- the LOC123728194 gene encoding uncharacterized protein — MCGSVSRLALLLVLWGLFTAVDVTQEKTLETGGADATLLCPNQTLTDIMTVVCHKNRVISEGHECRVSQDFETNHTNSSCDPRVTLQIENDRVFLHITNIQPSDEGNYTCDCTYYKGSSDINIHISVNGNQVQQATDNSLFYWGMITGVAACVAALVFGGVIMRKIHLRRTQLQVSGTVNEVPQHCLLLPVSQMKASGSSFITVVYISQ; from the exons ATGTGTGGAAGTGTATCCAGACTTGCTCTGCTTCTGGTGCTGTGGGGTCTATTCACAGCTGTTGACG TGACCCAAGAGAAAACATTGGAGACAGGAGGAGCAGATGCCACTCTTCTCTGCCCAAACCAAACTCTCACTGACATCATGACAGTAGTATGTCACAAAAATAGAGTTATAAGTGAGGGTCATGAGTGTAGAGTTTCACAAGACTTTGAAACAAATCATACCAACAGCTCTTGTGACCCCAGAGTCACACTGCAGATAGAGAATGACAGAGTGTTTCTACACATCACCAACATACAACCATCTGATGAAGGGAACTACACCTGTGATTGTACATATTATAAAGGCAGTTCTGATATAAACATACATATTTCTGTCAATG GAAACCAAGTGCAACAGGCCACAGACAACAGTCTCTTCTATTGGGGGATGATAACAGGTGTTGCAGCATGTGTAGCTGCCCTGGTGTTTGGTGGCGTAATCATGAGAAAAATTCATCTCAG GAGAACACagctacaagtgtctggaaccgTCAACGAGGTGCCACAACACTGCTTGCTGTTGCCTGTTAGTCAGATGAAGGCATCTGGGTCCTCATTTATAACCGTTGTGTACATTTCACAATAA
- the LOC123728196 gene encoding uncharacterized protein, whose protein sequence is MCGSVSRLALLLVLWGLFTAVDVTQEKTLETGGADATLLCPNQTLTDIMTVVCHKIRGISEGHECRVSQDFETNHTNSSCDPRVTLQIENDRVFLHITNIQPSDEGNYTCDCTYYKGSSDINIHISVNGNQVQQATDNSLFYWGMITGVAACVAALVFGGVIMRKIHLRRTQLQVSGTVNEVPQHCLLLPVSQMKASGSSFITVVYISQ, encoded by the exons ATGTGTGGAAGTGTATCCAGACTTGCTCTGCTTCTGGTGCTGTGGGGTCTATTCACAGCTGTTGACG TGACCCAAGAGAAAACATTGGAGACAGGAGGAGCAGATGCCACTCTTCTCTGCCCAAACCAAACTCTCACTGACATCATGACAGTAGTATGTCACAAAATAAGAGGTATAAGTGAGGGTCATGAGTGTAGAGTTTCACAAGACTTTGAAACAAATCATACCAACAGCTCTTGTGACCCCAGAGTCACACTGCAGATAGAGAATGACAGAGTGTTTCTACACATCACCAACATACAACCATCTGATGAAGGGAACTACACCTGTGATTGTACATATTATAAAGGCAGTTCTGATATAAACATACATATTTCTGTCAATG GAAACCAAGTGCAACAGGCCACAGACAACAGTCTCTTCTATTGGGGGATGATAACAGGTGTTGCAGCATGTGTAGCTGCCCTGGTGTTTGGTGGCGTAATCATGAGAAAAATTCATCTCAG GAGAACACagctacaagtgtctggaaccgTCAACGAGGTGCCACAACACTGCTTGCTGTTGCCTGTTAGTCAGATGAAGGCATCTGGGTCCTCATTTATAACCGTTGTGTACATTTCACAATAA